The genomic region TACAAAATGAGTATCAAAGAAACTTCAGAGAGATTTATAATTTAGCCACAATGCATTCAGCTAAACAACAATAAAAAAAACACTCATTGTATATCAAACATAAGATGCTTTTAAGTTCATTTATTATaagttatatttatacttatacagAGTATAGTAATCATTATGCAGCTAGTCCACCAATAATCAAAATTTTATTACAAACATAGATATCAGTAAGTCAGACTATAGAGATCCATATCCATATTCCATATAAGTCAAAATAATTGAACCAATAAAATTCATATATGtgtaaaattataaaaaaaaatgtcaTATATTAAATAGAACTGATGTGTAAATAAACTGAATGAAATATATCAATGAAAAATTACTAGATTTATAcatatatagaatatagaatataaatataaatataactaaattaaAAAACCTCCTCGTAGCTCTCTTCTGAGCAATTGATCTCGGAATCAATAATTTTGAGAAGCGACTCATCAGAAGTTGGCTTTTTCACAGCCGGAGCAGCGGAATAACAATAACGAGAAACTGATGGAACCAAAAATGAATTGCCGGAATTGATTTTTGGAGTGCGATTCACAGCGGTGAATAAAGCGACACCGCAGCGTTGACTGAAGCTTCTTTGACCGGCTAGTAATCGGGCGGCGAGAGGAGTAACTGATGAAGCTGATCGGCGAACTATAGTACTCAGAGCCATTTCTGTTTTAGGGTTTGTAGGGTTTTGGAATTTGGGGATTTTATGATTTTAGGGTTTAAGAATGAAATTATCGTGTAGTGCGGCGTTTTTTATATATACGCGAGTTACGTAGCTGTGACCCTGTGCGGGAAGGTTCAAGCGGCAAGTAATCTGAGCCGTTAGATTGGTTTTTTTATTTGACTTTTTATTAGgcgaaagaaaatatatatggaaTTGCATATTTGCATACAGTAAAAAAAATCCGATTACTcgtcgattaatccccgattaatcttttttaggagcaatccgttccgatattcagaaattcgtttaattaaacggtcaacgttaaTTGATGGATTAAAATCGAATTTGGCAATCAAAGTCACTCAAAgtcaaaaatggttaacattttaagaTGAATTTATACTAAAATTTTATAattttgaagcaaaatgaacaattttagataaTTATGTTAGagtttatctttatatttatggtaTTTTTTTTTCTATAATTACACATATAATTTGTAAGAATTAACATTTAAATGTATACAATACAAtctgattaatctccgattaatcctcgaattaccgattaatcctttcaaagtcccgaccgattaatccccgaatagcgaattttgcaaccttgtttGCATATATTGAAATGAAAATAAttaggataatgataatgatttatCAATCTAATAATTCAACATACTATTCAAGCTACTCGATACCATAATGATATACATAAAAGAACTCAGATTCATGGCATGAAGAGAGAAATAGTGAAAAACATATGCCTTGACTCTAGAATGGTAGGTTGAAAAATTATTTTTCAAGAGTGTAATGTAATTTTGGGTCTTCATATGTGGTTTTAAACCTTGTGGGTGTTTCATACGTTGTTTTAAACCGTTAATTTGAATATTGAACcgaattcaaattaattaatatcgaACTGAAATTAAAATATGATTTTTAGATCGATTAAAATTGAAATCAAATTTAATATTCAAATTTTAGTTTGGCGTTCACTTTTAAAATtgggaaaattgtttgaaaatgcattGAATTTTCTCTAAAttactattgtatgcattcaactttcagatCTCCTATTGTATGTATTCAGCTATTTAAATTGTTCTATTTTACGTAGTTAACCTATTATAAGAGGTAAACTTCAGGTTACTGATAGACAAAATTACATTATTGGTCCCTCATATTTGTCACTTATTGCAAGCTAGTTATTTATGTTAATTTTTGATGTCATTAGTCCCTCATATTTGTACTCTTTAGAAATCAATTGTTATAATTATACAGATGGCTTCATCCCATGAATTGCAAATTGTCAGCTGATAGTTTAGGCAACATGAATCCACTTTTTTGTACTGTAATTGTTTATCACACCTCTCGAAATGAGGGGAAAAAAACCATTGTCGGGCATGAGTATTTCTAAAAAAAAGTTATTTTTTTTGGCACACAATTTTTTGTGTCTGAAACCTTCATTCCCCCTTCACTGAATTAACTCAAAGATCATATCTTCTTGCAATTATCAATAACTTATGATATACCCAGGTTAAGTTTCTTCATACCTTTTACTATTACTTTGACATTCATTTCAAGCAGATGTACACAACCTCATGCTATGAATAACGTAAGTTAACTGCTTGTTGAAATTTTCAGAGTGGGATTTTACTTATCTGTGTAAAAGTATAAAATCTTGTAACTGCCCACCAGGTGTAAAATGCCTGAATGAGTTGATATTATACTTTGTAAGTTGTTTTGCTGAGTTTGGTTGCTTGAAATGGCTTTTTCTTCTTGAAATGGGCTTTAAAACAACCAAGTTTTGAATCCTCTTTGTATGTTTATGAGGAGATGCTTATAAAGCTTACTCAAGTAGGTTCAATTGATTCGATTAGAGGAGTATTAGATGATATGAAGCGTACTTCGTGTAAGGTTGTTGAAGATACTTTATTTTGATTGAAAGTTTCGCCAAGGTTGGTTTATATGAAGAGGCGATTTGTCGTTTATTTATAATGGAATAAGAGTTTGGAGTGAAGCTcgggacataaatacttataatttcTTGTTAAACGTTCATGTTGAAGAAAGTTAAAGTTAGTCGATGATGCACACTCGTTAATGACTAGTAAAGGAATTAAACGAGATGTTGCGACTTTTAACATCTTGATAAAGGCTCTTTGTAAAGCTCATCAAATGAGGCTTGCGATATTGTTTATGGAAGAGATGCCTAGCCATGGATTAGTATCCGATTAGAAGACTTATTCCACACTTGATGCATGGTTATATAACTATATTGAGGAAGGCAATTTAGAAGGTGCCATAAGAATGAGGGAATGGTAGGATGAGATAAGATTTAACGAAAAAATTTAACGGACGTTAAGTCTAGGGACCAATCACGAATTTTTTCTAGATATTAACCTGCTACCTTCTCTACAAGTTATTTAATACATACAATAGAacaatttaaatagttaaatgcatacaatagaagATCTGAAAGTttgatgcatacaataggaatttagtgaaagttcagtgcattttcaaacaattttccctTCAAAATTTTTTAATTCGGTTAAACTGAATTCaacttattaattaataattttaacgataagttattatatatatatatatatatatatatatatgtgatttttcgaattcgtttgaaattttaaaatagcttagcgttttaaaaaataaaaaaggtTAGGTTTACGTGATTGTGAAATATAAAACTTTAGTTTGAACTTTGAAACTTACGTACATTGATTGATATTTTCATTATATGTGGAATTAAACTCTATGAAGAAGTAATACTTATTAATAGTAAAAGATGTCATCAAGGAAAGAATTCGTATGCTCCCTTTCATCCGATAAAGAGTTTGAATTCGATGATTTACGAGGATCGGGCATTGCTTGGGTCGAGTGAAGCAAAGACCGACtcacattttttattttttattcgtAAAGAATCTAGTATGCTTAATGGTTGAAAATTCGGGTAACATGATTGCCCCGGTGGGGCTGCTCTGACCTAGATCTCGTATTTTTCACGTAGTCCGTCGGTCAACAATTCCCTAGCCCGGTAGGTGAAGAAAAAGGCAGAAATGGaaagattttttatttcaaaatttcgtatTGATGTTTACTGTTTACTTTGTCCAACTTAAAGAGATAAAACAAAAATGGAATGGGACTGTCATTTGACCGCGATGTGAATGCCCATGATTTGCTCGGTATAGTGATGGATTTCATGGCTGACATCTAACCGGCATGATATTTACGTAGTTTGTATTATACAATAATGAATATCTTATAACTTCGAATGTTAAATGGTTTTTTTTGATTAAATCGTAATGTTGTTTGTTTTTTTGGTTTTGAATGAAACTCAAAACCGAATTTGAAATCGATTCGATTTTAACATTTGAATTCAATTTCCGATTTGATTACGGTTTacttttagaaagaaaaaaaaaaggaaaaaagaaaagaaaaactaaACTGAGCAAACCGGAATTTGATCTGATTAACACCCCTATTTACATAGTAAGCTAATTGTGACCTATTTGAATTCGACTCATAAAAATTGATGCAGCCGAACTTAAACAAGTTCGAGCCCAACCCTGAACATTTTTTTAAAACTCGTTTATCTTCAGTCGAGCTTGTAAAAATGATTTAGCTCGAATCTAACTCGACCCGAGCTCTAGCTTATAAAATAAACAAGTCGCCCCGAGGATTAATATATTAACCTCGAAACAAGCCGAGCACTTTCGAGCTATTTGCTTAAACGATATGAGCTCGAGAGCTCGAGGTTAGTCAAGCTCGGATTCACATCAGCTCGTTTACACCCCTACCCCTGTTTTACATTTTTTTTCCCATGATGATTATGCAAGAAAGTGCTACATAACTCAGCAGATATTCATTCTAATTACGTCACAAAATATAACATTTCAACATCACTTACCCTTAAACGATAAGAACATAACACACTTTAAAGAACACAAAACACCCATTACccaaaaaaaatgtaaaaaaaagaGAGACATGACTATATAGACACAAGACAAATAAATAACATTTTCACATGACTATCGCTGGCTTCAAGATGCTAGCCTTGATCTCCTTATGTGGCAGAACCACACCACCATTACTGTACACTTCATCACACACATGAACATCTTCTCCAAGAATAGTCATATTTTCGACTCGGGCCCACTGACCAACAGTCGAGTGCCACCCTATAATACTGCTTGAAATGCACGCGTGTTTCTTGATCTTGACACCACGCATTAAGGTGCACCGAGAAAGTCTGACCCCGGACTCAATCACACACCCGGGCCCAATTGCAACATCTGGCCCAATTAAACACCCTTCACCAATCTTGGCACTATCGTCTACCAAAACATTACCTATGATGTGGGCTCCCTTAGCCAATTTCGATGATGATTTCTTTCTTAATGAGTCTAGGTATAGTCTTAATCCGGTGATGTAATCTTTTGGCTGCCCAATGTCCATCCAAAACCCGGGTAAAACCATCGCGAATAGCAGATTTTCGGATGCAACTATTGGAAATATTTCTTTCTCGATTGACGTGGGCTTGAGCTCGATTCGATCAAGAATAGTTTGATTAAGTAGGTAAATTCCAGCATTAATCTTGTTACCAACAAATATTTTTGGTTTTTCAACAAATTTTTCAACTTTCCCGGTTGATTCTTCCATAACAACCACGCCATATTTTGAAGGCTCGTCAACCTACATAATATCATTAAAAACAAATTAACCTGAAAAAATATAAAGGTAACAACTTTGAGGCGTCTGCTTATTAATGGTTGGTTCGGGTTACACTTTTATATATAATGGTTCAAATTGTTAGAATGTTATAATTCACCCATAATTCTTATTGATCAAAGAGGCCAAATATATAGTACATTATCTGATCTCATATCCCTTGATTTTAGGGATCCTACATTTAATATGAGATATGGATAGATATGCCTACATTTAATGCTAGATATTACATAAGATATTGTCTACGTCTAATATCCgttaacatccccccgcagtttgAGCGGGAGAGGAATGAACGGTCAAACTGGATTAAAACGCTAAAAACTAAATAACATTCTTCTTTCCGAGCAGACTGATATTCGTTGATGTGGTTGCGtattgcttgactgcgtttccttttccgtaaggtttttttttttttttttttttacgtcgtagcttgctttgcctaaggattgagcaggacttgggcatTGAACTTTGTCGACGATAACCGGTCTTTATCGGAAgagattattattcttattattattatttttcgaggtTTGGAACCTAGTTTAGCTAGGCGGCTCATCCTCACGccgattataaaataaatatatataaaatgatatgtAGGGACCAAATATTGATTATTGATAAGtgaggacaaaataaaaattgataGTATAGGTATGTGATTGAGGTTTCGTGGGAGAGAGAAGATTAAAGGGAAAATAAAGGTGCAAGCAAAGATAAAGAAAGATTAAAGTGTGGGGTATTACATCCCAATTTGTCTCTGGAATTTTTCTACAAATCAGCCAATTCTTCGATCACAAATTAAACAAAGCCTAACAAATAAAAACACACAGAGAGAAAGGGGGTTTAGGATCGGTGGTGACTAACTGAGACTTAGAAGAAATCACTCTATTAGGGTGAAGAAAAAAAGAAGAAAGACAAATAGAATACGGGAGCTGAAACGGCGTATGTGTCAACCGTGATTTGCTGCTCCGGTGGTGATATGACGGTGTATATTTCAACCGTAATTGGATGTTTTTTGCAAGAAATGGAAAAACAAAAGAAAAGGATAAAGACGAGAGCTGAAACGGTGTATATTTCAACCGTGATTTGCTGCTCCGGTGAGTGATTTGAGGTGGTGATTGTAACGGTGTATATTTCAACCGTGATTTTTTTCTCGTTAAGTTTTGCAGGAAACAGAAGACATATATAGATAGAAGACCGAAGAGGTTCGGTGTTGATGGTGGATAGGAAGATTTGCAACGGTGTATATTTCAACCGTGAGTTTTGCAAGAAACAGAAGAAAGATAGATAGAAGAGCGAATTATAGGTTCGGTGGTTGATTGGAAGATTTGATGGGTGGTAGAGCAGAAGCGGCACACATTCGGCCGACTAAGTTTTGGATCAAACCCTCTGATACCATGTTAGAATGTTATAATTCACCCATAATTCTTATTGATCAAAGAGGCCAAATGTATAGTACATGATCTGATCTCATATCCCTTGATTTTAGGGATCCTACATTTAATATGAGATATGGATAGATATGCCTACATTTAATGCTAGATATTACATAAGATATTGTCTACGTCTAATATCCGTTAACACAAATTAACCAATAAAGTCATAAAATTCTTGATGCATATAACTAACTACATCACTTATGTTAGAAATTTCAGATATTATGTTAACAAACACAAgtatttaaaataattcaaaaAGTGTTACAGGTCACTAGACCTGTTTACAGGCGTTACCAGACCTACCCAATTTAACACatgtaaaaaaaacaaaaaaggTCAAAGCTTTAAGTGATTTATACCTTGGTCACCATTAATGAAGCTTCACCACCATGAGACTTATGGAACGCTATCATTTCTTTGAGGGGATAGTCACTGATGACATCACTATTGAGGACGAAAAACGGCTCACCAGATTCATCCGCTAGCTTGTCTCTAGCTAGAGCTAAGGGCCCTGCGGTTCCTAGTGGCTCAGTCTCTTGTGAACAAGTGATCTTTATCCCGAGCTTACTTTCAAAATCCTTCAAGAAATTAAGCATAACCTGCGTGCAGATAACATAAGAATCAGTTTTATATCACGAAAAAAGGCAAACTGCATAACAGGGTATCCAAGTATCTTTTCAGGACCATGCCAAGAAAAAGTCAACTTAGTCAAAGTTACCGACAAGCTTAAGGGTGCGTTTGAGAGAACAAAACGCTGAACAGTTCAAAATCTGAAAGATTCAAAGGTTCTAATTGAACTTGGTTCTGAACgacaataagctgtttgataatcaattTGAATTAACTCGatgtaaaattaatgtattaaccttttaaatgaaataaataaaggaatataATTGTTTGATAAGTGTTCTAAATATGATTTAAGGAAGAATCAAAGCCGTGAATGGTTAAGAAAGTAattcaactctgaatggttcagcacagATTGCTGAACGATTTAGCATCATTTGTCATTCATTCAGATGTCAAAAACAAACACTCAATTAAGAGGTAAATAAAAGCAGTCTTAGTcccaataaaaaaaaaatttaaatttaccTCTGGTTGGTAATTGATAGCCAGAATTACTTCAGTGACTCCTATGGCCTTGAGAGCTTCAATCTAGTACAAAATAACAATTAAGGTACAACTTAATGAAGCATAACTATAAGCTATAAGATAATCTTgactaaaataaaaagtcaaatacCTGGTGCAGGATCATAGGTTTGTTGGCAAAGTCAACAAGTGGCTTTGGGAAGCTAAGGGTCAACGGCCTCAATCGAGTTCCAAAACCTCCAACAAGAATAAGTGCTTTCATTGTTGTACGGTCTAGAAAATGGAAAATTATTAAGAACTTGAAAGGAGGATGTGATTTAGTACACAGTTGTTGAAATATATTCCATACGTCCTATTTATGTTTGTAACGAAGTAAGAAAGATGAGTATATAGGGAACTCTTTTAGTGAAATTTTGCCTGCTATAAATGATCACAAACGCAATCAATGTCACCTAAAACTGAACAAAAGTCGATAGTGTTTGCCAATAATAGACATGCCAGATTTAGATAACAGGTTCATAGATGATATGTGaagatcaataatcaataataatcataataataatcataattataaaaagAAATCGAGGACAATGTACATGCGTATTATGACAATTTACCAACATCGACAATCATAAATAGGATTAATATTAGCCATGTTCTGATTTGCTCCGATTAAGACATCATTACCTATTTACTGCCTAACTTGAAAGATTTATATTCTTAACTAAATAATGTCCTCATTTGGTCATTTATTTCATCAGTTTCTAAAACAATGAGTAACTCCTAAGCACTAACATCTAATTATTACATTCAAAAACCATTTACTATGAGAACAAACTCGGATAGAAGGAAAAGATATACAAATTGTCGTTTTAACCGTCAAGAATAAcctttcatttttagaaagtttaagaCTCGGAGAAATATCAATCTCGTTTAAAGAATAACTTTCTAAATCAAGATTCATATACAAGATGAACACTATTGTTGATGGTCATAGTAAAGAAGAATACTTAAAACTGGACCTGACGAGAAACATGACGAAAGCAATTGAAAAGGGATAAATATACAGCTTGCTGCAGCCTGGAGCTTGCACCTGGGTATGACATAATCATTGAATTTTAATAGTAACGGAGTGTATTTGTTTACAGTTTACACCTTCATCTAATTATCTTTTtgtatttgtttttgtttttttttttttttttccgattcTTAATTCTGAATAAACTAGAAAACTTCCACTTCTATTTGGTGACCTTATAGAACTACAAGATGGGCAATGGGAGTCGAAATAACCATTAAATGCAATTGTATAGTAGTAACGGAGTGTCAAATTGAATAATTACCAACGATAATTGTGATCTAGAAAAATTCTCAATTCTTATTTTTTGtactctcaagatttttatac from Rutidosis leptorrhynchoides isolate AG116_Rl617_1_P2 chromosome 9, CSIRO_AGI_Rlap_v1, whole genome shotgun sequence harbors:
- the LOC139866180 gene encoding mannose-1-phosphate guanylyltransferase 1-like codes for the protein MKALILVGGFGTRLRPLTLSFPKPLVDFANKPMILHQIEALKAIGVTEVILAINYQPEVMLNFLKDFESKLGIKITCSQETEPLGTAGPLALARDKLADESGEPFFVLNSDVISDYPLKEMIAFHKSHGGEASLMVTKVDEPSKYGVVVMEESTGKVEKFVEKPKIFVGNKINAGIYLLNQTILDRIELKPTSIEKEIFPIVASENLLFAMVLPGFWMDIGQPKDYITGLRLYLDSLRKKSSSKLAKGAHIIGNVLVDDSAKIGEGCLIGPDVAIGPGCVIESGVRLSRCTLMRGVKIKKHACISSSIIGWHSTVGQWARVENMTILGEDVHVCDEVYSNGGVVLPHKEIKASILKPAIVM